A stretch of the Archangium violaceum genome encodes the following:
- a CDS encoding DUF2911 domain-containing protein, with protein MMKKFLGCVFAALVVLCAVPASAQLELPPASPAAKVMQKVGLTEISVDYSSPAVKGRKIWGELVPWEKPWRTGANASTKITFSRDVTFGGKPVPAGTYAIVTFPTQSGWTVALNKELGLFGGGKTYDAKDDVVRVPATVTEIPNRERLTFLFSNTTDDQTSLDMEWEKLRVSVPIRMDTAAYAQANIQTAVNNAWNSLANAARYMAENTKDYGTALKYAENAIAIQSNWYTHWIKADVLARSGKYADARKSAQMALDLGQKNPNPPFFSFYKDTIAKALVDWKNKK; from the coding sequence ATGATGAAGAAGTTTCTCGGGTGTGTGTTCGCGGCCCTCGTGGTGCTCTGTGCGGTTCCCGCTTCGGCGCAACTGGAACTGCCTCCCGCGAGCCCGGCGGCGAAGGTGATGCAGAAGGTGGGTCTGACCGAGATCTCGGTCGACTACTCCAGCCCCGCGGTGAAGGGACGCAAGATCTGGGGCGAGCTGGTCCCCTGGGAGAAGCCGTGGCGGACCGGCGCCAACGCGTCCACGAAGATCACCTTCAGCCGTGATGTGACCTTCGGTGGAAAGCCGGTTCCGGCGGGAACCTATGCGATCGTCACCTTCCCCACGCAGAGTGGCTGGACGGTCGCGCTGAACAAGGAGCTGGGCCTCTTCGGGGGTGGAAAGACCTATGACGCCAAGGACGATGTCGTCCGCGTCCCCGCGACGGTCACCGAGATCCCGAACCGCGAGCGGCTGACGTTCCTCTTCTCCAACACGACCGATGATCAGACCTCGCTCGACATGGAGTGGGAGAAGCTGCGTGTCTCGGTGCCGATCCGGATGGACACGGCGGCGTACGCGCAGGCCAACATCCAGACCGCGGTGAACAACGCCTGGAACTCGCTGGCGAACGCGGCGCGCTACATGGCCGAGAACACGAAGGACTACGGCACGGCGCTGAAGTACGCGGAGAACGCGATCGCCATCCAGTCCAACTGGTACACCCACTGGATCAAGGCCGACGTCCTGGCGCGCAGTGGCAAGTACGCGGACGCCCGCAAGTCCGCGCAGATGGCTCTGGACCTGGGCCAGAAGAACCCCAACCCGCCCTTCTTCTCCTTCTACAAGGACACGATCGCCAAGGCGCTCGTGGACTGGAAGAACAAGAAGTAG
- a CDS encoding DUF6051 family protein — MNYVDTYRRLAEAFQEGRATGCMDTGLVLHQRRFHSEEMEEPTPPPSEDAPEPESLKGLLDRDAGVEENLDFPYRILTPPGCERSTRGVLLLHGLNERRWEKYLPWAKALVEGLGVPVILFPVAFHMDRSPALWADPRPMRQLSRERMRRIPELEASSFANAALSTRLHARPDRFLWSGLRTLRDLSRFSDSIRRGDEPLLAPGARLDFFAYSIGAFLAEILLMADDGGRFTESRLVTFCGGCLLAETAPLAREILDSAAARSLHRLFAELESEKQRRPELGRLLSDNAEGRAFESMVISDRHRSEREAALRRIGPRVNAISLRGDRVMPALAVAETLAGSGARVEILDPPYAYDHANPFPVQSTAETEVERGFEVVFERAVSWLGA; from the coding sequence ATGAACTACGTCGACACGTATCGCAGGCTCGCCGAGGCATTCCAGGAAGGGAGGGCCACGGGATGCATGGACACCGGACTCGTCCTGCACCAGCGCCGGTTCCACTCCGAGGAAATGGAGGAGCCCACGCCCCCGCCATCGGAGGACGCTCCCGAACCGGAGTCCCTGAAGGGATTGCTCGACCGTGACGCGGGTGTCGAGGAGAACCTCGACTTCCCGTACCGCATCCTCACGCCGCCCGGATGCGAGCGAAGCACCCGGGGCGTGCTCCTCCTCCACGGACTCAACGAGCGCCGCTGGGAGAAGTACCTGCCGTGGGCAAAGGCGCTCGTGGAGGGACTCGGAGTCCCCGTCATCCTCTTCCCCGTCGCCTTCCACATGGACAGATCCCCGGCGCTCTGGGCCGACCCGAGGCCCATGCGGCAGCTCAGCCGCGAGCGCATGCGCCGCATCCCGGAGCTCGAGGCCTCCAGCTTCGCGAACGCCGCCTTGAGCACCCGCCTTCACGCCCGGCCGGACCGCTTCCTGTGGTCCGGTCTGCGGACCCTTCGTGATCTCTCGCGCTTCTCCGACAGCATCCGCCGAGGCGATGAGCCCCTCCTCGCCCCAGGAGCCCGGCTCGATTTCTTCGCGTACTCCATCGGCGCGTTCCTGGCGGAGATCCTCCTCATGGCCGATGACGGCGGACGGTTCACCGAGTCCCGGCTCGTGACCTTCTGCGGCGGATGCCTCCTGGCGGAGACGGCGCCCCTGGCCCGGGAGATCCTCGACAGCGCGGCGGCCCGCTCGCTGCATCGGCTCTTCGCGGAGCTCGAGTCGGAGAAGCAGCGACGGCCCGAGCTGGGAAGGCTGCTCTCGGACAACGCCGAGGGCCGGGCATTCGAGTCCATGGTGATCTCCGACCGCCATCGTTCCGAGCGCGAGGCCGCCCTCCGGAGGATCGGCCCCCGCGTGAACGCGATCTCCCTGCGCGGGGATCGGGTGATGCCGGCGCTGGCCGTGGCCGAGACCCTCGCGGGTTCCGGTGCACGGGTGGAGATCCTCGATCCACCGTACGCCTATGATCATGCGAATCCGTTCCCGGTCCAGAGCACCGCCGAGACGGAGGTGGAGCGCGGGTTCGAGGTCGTGTTCGAGCGCGCGGTGAGCTGGTTGGGAGCGTGA
- a CDS encoding FHA domain-containing protein, which produces MVELLSLHIGRFQRERADYERTLPPALLVFSPASAAMPPLDEDEEHHHFRTLTSVSTPMLGVGEPIVFPIIKNQENAFGRGITVGRTGNNDVVLDDGTVSRFHAWFQRETGGRFILTDAGSKNGSFVGGVRLTPRRPSPITDGTRLRFGQVEVTFYLASGFTKVLARRYGP; this is translated from the coding sequence ATGGTCGAGCTTCTGAGCCTCCATATCGGCCGCTTTCAGCGAGAGCGGGCGGACTACGAGCGCACGCTGCCGCCAGCGCTGCTCGTGTTCTCGCCCGCGTCCGCGGCGATGCCGCCTCTGGATGAGGACGAGGAGCACCACCACTTCCGCACCCTGACCAGCGTGTCCACCCCGATGCTGGGAGTGGGGGAGCCCATCGTTTTCCCCATCATCAAGAATCAGGAAAACGCGTTCGGCCGAGGCATCACCGTGGGGCGCACGGGCAACAACGACGTGGTGCTGGACGATGGCACCGTGTCGCGCTTCCACGCCTGGTTCCAGCGCGAGACCGGTGGTCGCTTCATCCTCACGGATGCGGGCTCGAAGAACGGTTCGTTCGTGGGTGGGGTGCGGTTGACGCCCCGGCGCCCGTCTCCGATCACGGACGGCACCCGTCTGCGCTTCGGCCAGGTGGAGGTGACCTTCTATCTGGCGAGCGGTTTCACCAAGGTGCTCGCCAGGCGGTACGGGCCGTGA
- a CDS encoding M28 family peptidase translates to MSLSIRSSLLLLAAGFGLAGGTACTPTQVLEGADLTALKALTDEVEPQFVWENLVSLTQAHATDQSVDCVSLFPEGVRKYYPELCNLSNTRSGLWVRDQFRSIPLEVHDDVSLGENDIRTTNIIAEIKGVSKPDEVILVGAHFDAFWQGADDNSSGVAAMMEMARVLSKYKFERTIRFVGFDFEEYGITGSHRYLKEGKGEKVVTALIMDCIGYYSEKPGSQQSLPGLPSPTTGDFLAIIANDESSHEAAEVYKLNNELQLMSTVPLISPGNGTFTMGQALTLSDHLAFWFNHQKAVFLTDTANFRNPHYHKDTDTPDKLDPVRLGQATRVATAAVAYWAEGPKP, encoded by the coding sequence ATGAGCCTGTCGATTCGATCGTCCCTCCTCCTGCTCGCCGCGGGCTTCGGCCTGGCTGGCGGCACCGCGTGCACCCCGACCCAGGTCCTGGAAGGCGCGGATCTGACCGCCCTGAAGGCGCTGACCGACGAGGTCGAGCCCCAGTTCGTCTGGGAGAACCTCGTCTCGCTGACGCAGGCGCACGCCACGGACCAGTCCGTCGACTGCGTCTCCCTCTTCCCGGAGGGAGTCCGCAAGTACTACCCCGAGCTGTGCAACCTCTCGAATACCCGCTCCGGACTGTGGGTGCGCGACCAGTTCCGGTCGATCCCCCTCGAGGTCCACGACGACGTGTCGCTCGGCGAGAACGACATCCGCACCACCAACATCATCGCGGAGATCAAGGGCGTTTCGAAGCCCGACGAGGTCATCCTGGTCGGCGCCCACTTCGATGCCTTCTGGCAGGGCGCCGATGACAACAGCAGCGGCGTCGCGGCCATGATGGAGATGGCCCGCGTGCTGTCGAAGTACAAGTTCGAGCGCACCATCCGCTTCGTGGGCTTCGACTTCGAGGAGTACGGCATCACCGGCAGCCACCGCTACCTCAAGGAAGGCAAGGGCGAGAAGGTCGTCACCGCCCTCATCATGGACTGCATCGGCTACTACTCGGAGAAGCCGGGCTCCCAGCAGTCGCTGCCAGGCCTGCCCTCGCCCACCACGGGTGACTTCCTGGCCATCATCGCCAACGACGAGTCCAGCCACGAGGCCGCGGAGGTCTACAAGCTCAACAACGAGCTGCAGCTCATGAGCACCGTCCCGCTCATCTCGCCCGGCAACGGCACCTTCACCATGGGCCAGGCCCTGACGCTCAGCGATCACCTGGCGTTCTGGTTCAACCACCAGAAGGCCGTGTTCCTCACGGACACCGCCAACTTCCGCAACCCGCACTACCACAAGGACACCGACACCCCGGACAAGCTGGATCCGGTGCGTCTGGGCCAGGCCACCCGCGTGGCCACCGCCGCGGTCGCCTACTGGGCGGAGGGACCCAAGCCGTGA
- the bshA gene encoding N-acetyl-alpha-D-glucosaminyl L-malate synthase BshA — protein sequence MTDRLNLAITCFPTIGGSGMVAAEIGLAMAERGHRVHFIARDLPVRLQGMTREILFHQVTESDYPALAQSGTYPLALASKMIEVANQERLDILHVHYAVPHATAAWMAGEVLGARAPRIVTTLHGTDSTLVGIDPSYLPITRFSILRSDAVTTPSAFLQRATWEGFGISPESCPIEVIFNFVDTERYAPVRDRECLRALFPGLPEDEPVLIHVSNFRPVKRIGDVVSVFAAVHHTRPCRLVMIGDGPERPAAERRSRELGLEARVAFLGGLENFTGLLAASDVFLLPSEQESFGLAALEALSCGVPVVASNAGGIPEQILHGKVGYLAPVGDVESMAGHVLTLVNEPERWRLFSRRARQHVLDHFQLAPAIERYEALYRRLTQRASHPRKAGGCHL from the coding sequence ATGACCGACCGCCTGAATCTGGCCATCACCTGCTTCCCCACCATTGGCGGTAGCGGAATGGTCGCGGCAGAGATCGGTCTGGCGATGGCGGAGCGCGGTCACCGCGTCCACTTCATCGCACGTGACCTGCCAGTGCGTCTCCAGGGCATGACGCGAGAGATCCTCTTCCACCAGGTCACGGAGAGCGATTACCCGGCACTCGCGCAATCGGGGACCTACCCCCTGGCGCTCGCGTCCAAGATGATCGAGGTCGCGAACCAGGAGCGCCTGGACATCCTGCACGTGCACTACGCGGTGCCCCATGCCACGGCCGCCTGGATGGCGGGAGAGGTGCTGGGCGCCAGGGCGCCGCGCATCGTGACGACGCTCCATGGGACCGACAGCACGCTCGTCGGCATCGACCCCAGCTACCTGCCCATCACGCGCTTCTCCATCCTGCGCAGCGACGCGGTGACCACCCCCTCGGCGTTCCTCCAGCGCGCCACCTGGGAGGGGTTCGGCATCTCCCCGGAGAGCTGTCCCATCGAGGTCATCTTCAACTTCGTCGACACGGAGCGGTACGCGCCGGTCCGGGACAGGGAATGTCTCCGCGCGCTCTTCCCCGGCCTGCCAGAGGACGAGCCCGTGCTCATCCACGTCTCGAACTTCCGGCCGGTGAAGCGCATTGGCGACGTGGTGAGCGTCTTCGCCGCGGTGCACCACACGCGCCCGTGCCGGCTGGTGATGATTGGCGATGGCCCCGAACGGCCCGCCGCCGAGCGGAGGAGCCGGGAGCTCGGCCTCGAGGCTCGCGTGGCCTTCCTGGGCGGGCTGGAGAACTTCACCGGGCTCCTCGCCGCGTCCGATGTGTTCCTCCTCCCGAGCGAGCAGGAGAGCTTCGGTCTCGCGGCGCTCGAGGCCCTGAGCTGTGGCGTCCCGGTGGTCGCGAGCAACGCCGGGGGCATCCCGGAGCAGATCCTTCACGGAAAGGTGGGCTATCTCGCCCCCGTGGGGGACGTGGAATCCATGGCGGGCCATGTCCTCACCCTCGTGAACGAGCCGGAGCGCTGGCGGCTCTTCTCGCGCCGCGCCCGGCAACACGTCCTCGATCACTTCCAACTGGCGCCGGCCATCGAGCGCTACGAGGCCCTCTACCGCCGGCTCACGCAGCGAGCCTCCCACCCCCGGAAGGCGGGAGGCTGCCACCTCTGA
- the cysC gene encoding adenylyl-sulfate kinase, whose translation MSGAGKSTLSTAVRRQLEPFQEVEVLDGDEIRTFLSKGLGFTRPDREENIRRIGYVARLLAKHHVAVISAAISPYRDSRDTVRRLAMEAGIPFIEVYAKASLDALVHRDVKGLYKKALAGEIPHFTGISDPYEPPESPEVTVHTDSETVEQSVERILATLRQHGLLGTASG comes from the coding sequence ATGTCCGGTGCGGGCAAGAGCACGCTCTCCACGGCGGTCCGCCGCCAACTGGAGCCCTTCCAGGAGGTGGAGGTGCTCGACGGGGATGAGATCCGCACATTCCTCTCCAAGGGCCTGGGCTTCACCCGGCCCGATCGCGAGGAGAACATCCGGCGCATCGGCTACGTGGCGCGGCTGCTCGCCAAACACCACGTGGCGGTCATCTCCGCGGCCATCTCCCCCTACCGCGACTCACGCGACACGGTGCGGCGGCTGGCCATGGAAGCGGGGATCCCTTTCATCGAGGTGTACGCGAAGGCGAGCCTGGACGCGCTCGTCCACCGTGACGTGAAAGGTCTCTACAAGAAGGCCCTGGCGGGAGAGATCCCCCACTTCACGGGCATCTCGGATCCCTACGAGCCCCCCGAGTCGCCCGAGGTGACGGTCCACACGGATTCAGAGACGGTGGAGCAGAGCGTGGAGCGCATCCTCGCGACGCTGCGCCAACACGGACTGCTGGGCACGGCCTCCGGGTAA
- a CDS encoding Stp1/IreP family PP2C-type Ser/Thr phosphatase translates to MTEAFGLTDVGRKRQHNEDSMLVDASLGLFIVADGMGGHAAGEVASNRATEVVRQHMVSNRHLLKDLSTNTSQDARNAAQALMEVAIQRACADIFRMALADPSKRGMGTTFVCLAVSGNKGVIGHVGDSRIYLVRHGQCHRLTEDHTLVAAQLKAGTITKEQAATSQYRNVITRAVGIQESVQVDTLIVDLFPGDLFLLCSDGLHGYLDDDEVLPLVQGSQPAELPKRFVDLANERGGKDNITAVVVKVSGEGTLEAETSEAQSRMEALRKIPLFRHLTYKEQTAVLSIATTRTFPAGREIVVEGQPGEELFVVIRGRVVIEKSGVEIAELRPGGHFGEMGLIDNAPRSATVRAVEPTRTMVISRSDLMGLMKRESILAVKMLWSFVQVLSDRLRATNSELSEARQELAVAQAIQPFAEE, encoded by the coding sequence ATGACAGAGGCGTTCGGCCTGACCGACGTGGGCCGGAAGCGGCAGCACAATGAAGATTCGATGCTCGTGGACGCCTCGCTCGGCCTGTTCATCGTGGCCGATGGCATGGGAGGCCATGCGGCCGGCGAAGTGGCGAGCAATCGCGCCACCGAGGTCGTTCGCCAGCACATGGTGTCCAACCGGCATCTGCTCAAGGACCTGAGCACCAACACGAGCCAGGACGCCCGCAACGCGGCCCAGGCCCTGATGGAGGTGGCCATCCAGCGCGCCTGCGCGGACATCTTCCGCATGGCCCTGGCCGACCCCAGCAAGCGTGGCATGGGCACCACCTTCGTGTGCCTCGCCGTGAGCGGCAACAAGGGCGTCATCGGCCATGTGGGTGACTCGCGCATCTATCTGGTGCGCCACGGCCAGTGTCACCGGCTCACCGAGGATCACACCCTGGTGGCCGCCCAGCTCAAGGCCGGGACCATCACCAAGGAGCAGGCCGCCACCTCGCAGTACCGCAATGTGATCACCCGCGCGGTGGGCATCCAGGAGTCCGTGCAGGTCGACACCCTGATCGTCGACCTGTTCCCGGGTGACCTGTTCCTGCTGTGCTCGGACGGCCTCCACGGCTACCTGGACGACGACGAGGTGCTGCCGCTGGTACAGGGCTCGCAGCCCGCGGAGCTGCCCAAGCGGTTCGTGGACCTGGCCAACGAGCGCGGCGGCAAGGACAACATCACCGCGGTGGTGGTGAAGGTGTCCGGCGAGGGCACGCTGGAGGCGGAGACCTCCGAGGCGCAGAGCCGCATGGAGGCCCTGCGAAAGATCCCGCTCTTCCGCCACCTCACCTACAAGGAGCAGACGGCGGTGCTGTCCATCGCCACCACGCGCACCTTCCCCGCGGGCCGGGAGATCGTCGTGGAGGGTCAGCCGGGCGAGGAGCTCTTCGTGGTCATCCGCGGCCGGGTGGTCATCGAGAAGAGTGGGGTGGAGATCGCCGAGCTGCGGCCCGGCGGGCACTTCGGCGAGATGGGGCTCATCGACAACGCCCCCCGTTCGGCCACCGTGCGGGCGGTCGAGCCCACGCGGACCATGGTCATCTCCCGCTCGGATCTGATGGGCCTGATGAAGCGCGAGTCCATCCTGGCGGTGAAGATGCTCTGGAGCTTCGTCCAGGTGCTGTCGGACCGGCTGCGGGCCACCAACTCGGAGCTGAGCGAGGCCCGGCAGGAGCTGGCGGTGGCGCAGGCCATCCAGCCGTTCGCCGAGGAGTGA
- a CDS encoding carboxypeptidase regulatory-like domain-containing protein, translated as MRKWFVIGAATALVVVAVAVLWPRDEPPPTPVAPVARVLPEFESVEVFSSGASEGLTLTGRVLDSRGAPVVGAEVFLSASAQKTLTSVRCDECGEALLACPARESGLHALAFFEQARGFLQPKATVRTDAQGRFRFEHLAGVSFSVWARASGFGAAMRERAAPGEPVDLYLPPLRSIGGQVVDEAGRGLPGAHVYAVSRKVPLPSEAVAGPDGSFTLSGLGEGPFYVLATASGFLPAVEPLVEAGPQPVRLRLEPSRTLEVRVTHRGEPVTATVRLKADHLAREVRAEGGVARFEDLYPDELVVSAEAGRLGAAPRTLTLSERLTQVTLELEEAGTLLVTVVDEAGQPVPSPELVVRTARGRPIQTQKPSTGELVQFGPLAVGDYVLEGRAKGFRDAQLPARVKPGETSLELELERATLITGQVLDQYGRPAPNVSVLVQPTGDAVLADAEGHFSAAVPTPGLYELHAHHSEWGGGQVKVTAPAEGVRLELEPRASLEVTVMGEGRRLEGADVLLWVDNEGIFRSDSSSGPDGMVPMRGLPPGTYSMVATHPDYLPSERQKVVVEDGQTQRVTVTLEPGEGIQGEVVDTRGMPVEGASVSVLPRMAEPVTTDAQGRFEVRALKPGRPFLVEARHSGYDQRERVQGTPGGEPVRVVMEARGTFRGRVVAEDGEPVRRFRLDEHDVTSQDGRFEVALPTAGDRVIVSVEAAGFEPLMVDKPAQPNDLGDLVLVRAPSVTGLVRDEGGGPVADAVVGCDACEDSVMTGPDGRFTLPSPPFVAKFSVTARKGRLSASASASREGPRTVELVLKPATRLSGTVYRPDGTPAAGFQLEGVHADRGEPISIVTGPDGRYSVDVAPGHYRFALGVAREFSGEPALLVQVEGGEKRLDIGPAPGTASLTVQLKSERGKALWVIAGDMGAVGNPPKELIRARYGQLLYQPRGERITLQGFPPGRYTLVWSNFHTDTEDGPVVRTVDLPTSGDVVLTP; from the coding sequence ATGCGCAAATGGTTCGTTATAGGGGCGGCAACCGCCCTGGTCGTCGTGGCGGTGGCGGTGTTGTGGCCTCGGGATGAGCCACCGCCCACCCCGGTCGCGCCCGTGGCGCGTGTGCTCCCCGAGTTCGAGTCGGTGGAGGTGTTCTCCTCCGGCGCCTCCGAGGGCCTGACGCTCACCGGGAGGGTGCTGGACTCCCGAGGGGCGCCCGTGGTGGGGGCGGAGGTCTTCCTGTCCGCGAGCGCGCAGAAGACGCTCACCTCGGTTCGCTGTGACGAGTGCGGAGAGGCGCTGCTGGCCTGTCCGGCCCGGGAGAGCGGCCTGCACGCGCTGGCCTTCTTCGAGCAGGCGCGCGGCTTCCTCCAACCCAAGGCCACCGTGCGCACGGACGCGCAGGGGCGCTTCCGGTTCGAGCACCTGGCCGGGGTGTCCTTCTCCGTGTGGGCCCGGGCCTCGGGCTTCGGCGCGGCCATGCGCGAGCGCGCGGCCCCCGGGGAGCCGGTGGATTTGTACCTGCCCCCGCTGCGGAGCATCGGCGGGCAGGTGGTGGACGAGGCGGGCCGGGGGCTCCCGGGCGCGCACGTGTACGCGGTGTCTCGCAAGGTGCCCCTGCCGTCCGAGGCGGTGGCGGGGCCGGATGGCTCCTTCACCCTGTCCGGGTTGGGGGAGGGTCCCTTCTATGTCCTGGCCACCGCGAGCGGCTTCCTTCCCGCGGTGGAGCCGCTGGTGGAGGCGGGCCCGCAGCCGGTGCGGTTGAGGCTGGAGCCCTCGCGGACGCTCGAGGTGCGCGTCACCCATCGCGGAGAGCCCGTGACGGCCACGGTGCGGCTGAAGGCGGACCACCTCGCGCGGGAGGTACGCGCCGAGGGCGGTGTGGCGCGCTTCGAGGATCTCTACCCGGACGAGCTGGTGGTGTCGGCCGAGGCCGGAAGGCTGGGAGCCGCGCCGCGCACCCTCACGCTGAGCGAGCGCCTCACGCAGGTGACGCTCGAGCTGGAGGAGGCGGGCACGCTGCTCGTCACGGTGGTGGACGAGGCCGGTCAGCCGGTGCCCTCGCCGGAGCTGGTGGTGCGCACCGCCCGGGGCAGGCCCATCCAGACGCAGAAGCCTTCCACGGGCGAGCTGGTGCAGTTTGGTCCGCTAGCGGTCGGGGACTACGTGTTGGAGGGGCGTGCGAAGGGCTTCCGGGACGCGCAGCTGCCGGCGCGGGTGAAGCCGGGCGAGACGTCCCTGGAGCTGGAGCTGGAGCGTGCCACGCTCATCACCGGGCAGGTGTTGGATCAGTACGGCCGGCCCGCGCCGAACGTGTCGGTGCTGGTGCAGCCCACGGGTGACGCGGTGCTGGCGGACGCGGAGGGCCACTTCTCGGCGGCGGTGCCCACACCGGGCCTGTACGAGCTGCATGCGCATCACTCCGAGTGGGGTGGTGGGCAGGTGAAGGTGACGGCTCCGGCGGAAGGGGTGCGGCTGGAGCTGGAGCCCCGGGCGTCGCTGGAGGTGACGGTGATGGGGGAGGGGCGCCGGCTGGAGGGCGCGGACGTGCTGCTGTGGGTGGACAACGAGGGCATCTTCCGCAGCGACAGCTCCTCGGGCCCGGACGGCATGGTGCCCATGCGAGGGCTGCCCCCGGGGACGTACTCCATGGTCGCCACGCATCCGGACTACCTGCCCTCGGAGCGGCAGAAGGTGGTGGTGGAGGACGGACAGACGCAGCGGGTGACGGTGACGCTGGAGCCGGGGGAGGGGATTCAGGGCGAGGTGGTGGACACGCGGGGCATGCCGGTGGAGGGGGCCTCGGTGTCGGTGCTGCCGCGCATGGCCGAGCCGGTGACGACGGACGCGCAGGGCCGCTTCGAGGTGCGAGCGCTGAAGCCCGGGCGTCCCTTCCTGGTGGAGGCGCGGCACTCGGGGTACGACCAGCGCGAGCGCGTGCAGGGCACTCCGGGTGGTGAGCCGGTGCGGGTGGTGATGGAGGCGCGCGGGACGTTCCGCGGCCGGGTGGTGGCCGAGGACGGCGAGCCGGTGCGGCGCTTCCGGTTGGACGAGCACGACGTGACGAGCCAGGATGGGCGCTTCGAGGTGGCGCTGCCCACGGCGGGCGATCGCGTCATCGTGTCGGTGGAGGCCGCGGGCTTCGAGCCCCTGATGGTGGACAAGCCCGCACAGCCGAACGACCTGGGCGACCTGGTGCTGGTGCGGGCGCCGTCGGTGACGGGGCTGGTGAGGGACGAGGGCGGCGGACCGGTGGCGGACGCGGTGGTGGGGTGTGACGCGTGCGAGGACTCGGTGATGACGGGGCCGGACGGGCGCTTCACGCTGCCGAGCCCACCCTTCGTGGCGAAGTTCTCCGTGACGGCGCGCAAGGGGCGGTTGAGCGCGTCGGCGTCGGCCTCACGCGAGGGACCGCGGACGGTGGAGCTGGTGCTGAAGCCGGCCACGCGGCTGTCCGGGACGGTGTACCGGCCCGATGGCACTCCAGCGGCGGGCTTCCAGTTGGAGGGCGTCCACGCGGACCGGGGTGAGCCCATCAGCATCGTCACGGGGCCTGACGGGCGATACAGCGTGGACGTGGCCCCCGGCCACTATCGCTTCGCCCTGGGCGTGGCGCGCGAGTTCTCCGGTGAGCCGGCGCTGCTGGTGCAGGTGGAGGGTGGGGAGAAGCGGTTGGATATCGGGCCGGCGCCCGGGACGGCCTCGCTGACGGTGCAGCTCAAGTCCGAGCGGGGCAAGGCGCTGTGGGTGATCGCTGGAGACATGGGGGCCGTGGGCAACCCGCCGAAGGAGCTGATACGGGCGCGCTACGGACAGCTGCTCTACCAGCCCCGCGGTGAGCGGATCACGCTGCAGGGCTTCCCTCCCGGGCGCTACACGCTGGTGTGGTCGAACTTCCACACGGACACAGAAGACGGGCCGGTGGTGCGCACGGTGGACCTGCCGACCTCGGGAGACGTGGTGCTCACCCCGTAG
- the bshB1 gene encoding bacillithiol biosynthesis deacetylase BshB1, with protein MSTTDTGYGLEVLAFGPHPDDVELFCGGLLAHMAGQGHRTGIVDLTRGEKSSRGTPETRAAETEAASRALGLTLRENLELPDGWIAPWAGFEAPEADRARLAPVARVVEVLRRLRPELVLVPWQHERHPDHEATSALVTRALFFASIRKFETEPPSASFTPRQVLYYPMRHLAEPSFVVDVTAAFERKMAAIRCYASQVEPRVDGPQTLVGSPLSLSSLEARDRFYGARIGVAHGEPYILRETLGLADPLEHFRRNTFARPLFFPEPR; from the coding sequence ATGAGCACGACCGATACGGGCTACGGACTCGAGGTCCTCGCCTTCGGCCCCCACCCCGATGACGTCGAGCTCTTCTGCGGCGGTCTCCTGGCGCACATGGCGGGCCAGGGCCACCGCACCGGAATCGTCGACCTGACGCGCGGAGAGAAGAGCTCGCGAGGGACTCCCGAGACGCGCGCCGCTGAAACCGAGGCGGCCTCCCGTGCACTGGGACTCACGCTGCGCGAGAACCTCGAGCTGCCCGATGGATGGATCGCCCCCTGGGCCGGTTTCGAGGCGCCCGAGGCCGACCGCGCACGGCTCGCGCCCGTCGCACGTGTGGTCGAGGTCCTCCGCCGCCTGCGTCCCGAGCTCGTCCTCGTCCCCTGGCAGCACGAGCGCCATCCGGACCATGAGGCCACCAGCGCATTGGTGACGCGTGCGCTGTTCTTCGCGTCGATCCGCAAGTTCGAGACCGAGCCCCCCAGCGCCTCCTTCACGCCGAGGCAGGTCCTCTACTACCCGATGCGCCACCTGGCCGAGCCGAGCTTCGTCGTCGACGTGACGGCGGCCTTCGAGCGCAAGATGGCGGCCATCCGCTGTTATGCGAGCCAGGTGGAGCCCCGGGTGGACGGTCCGCAGACGCTGGTCGGCTCACCCCTGTCGCTCTCCTCGCTCGAGGCCCGTGACCGCTTCTACGGCGCCCGGATCGGCGTGGCGCATGGCGAGCCGTATATCCTCCGAGAGACCCTGGGCCTGGCCGATCCCCTGGAGCATTTCCGCAGGAATACGTTTGCTCGGCCGCTGTTCTTCCCCGAGCCCCGATGA